From the genome of Natronococcus sp. CG52:
CGGACACGCTGGACGAACTTCTCGACCTGCACGGAGTCCTCTCTCGTGTAGGTCCCGCAGGGCTTGATTTCAAAGTCGAGTTCCAGATAGACGAGAGTTGAAGCGGCATGACAGACCTGTTTTGCTTCGGTTGTCTTGACCATAGACGCCCTCATCAGCAGTGCTGTGAATTAGGTTCGGCGTCTACTGTTTCCGGCGAGGAGGTTGTCACCCTCCGAAACTGTGGTATTGGTAGCTCAGACCAGAAGTTGAGGCTGCGTTGGCCAATGCATATGGGAGTAGCATTTGCCTCGTCATACTCACTCACCTACGCGGATAAGATGATTCCCCTCCGTGGCGGCGGACTTTCGCCGCAGGATACTCGCTAACCCAGCGTCCCTCTCCGTTTTTGTCTCTGGCCAGTCTCGCCTGTAACTCCACAACTATCAATCGCTATAGAGAACACTCCTATGGACAACCCAACCGTATTGGAGGCCTGTACCTCCCCCCGAGTGGATCTTGTGGTGAATTACCTATGACACAACACGATGACCGGTCCAATGAGAACCAATTCGCAACCATCGCCGTCGGCGCTGCTGAGACCAAGACGCGCCCCCATGGAGGTGGAACGAGCGACGTCGTACCGCCAATCCACCTCTCGACCACGTTCGAGTGGGGCAGCGGGGACAAGGCCAACGAACACGACTACTCACGTGAGAGCAACCCGACGCGGGTGGCCCTCGAAGAGCAGTTAGCTCGCCTCGAAGGCGGCGAGCATGCGTTGGCGTTCGCCTCGGGGATGGCCGCTATTTCGACGACGATGCTGTCGCTGGTCCCGCCGGGGGGCACCTCGTCTCCTCAGACTCTATCTATAGCGGCACCGAAAAACTGCTCACGGAACTCGCTGCCGGACACCTCAACGTCGACGTGGACTTCGTTGATGCCCGTGAACCCGAAAACGTTGCGACTGCAGTCGATTCAGAAACCGACTTAATTTGGGCAGAGACGCCGACCAACCCGCTGATGCGGCTGTGCGACATTCAGGCGATCGTCGACATCGCTGACGACCACGGTATCCCGTTCGGAGTTGACGGTACCTTTGCGAGTCCGTACTTCCAAGCACCGCTCGATCTGGGTGCCGACATTGTCGTCCACAGCACCACTAAGTACCTCAACGGGCATTCCGACTCGATCGGCGGTGCCGTCATTACCAACGACGAAGGGGTCTTTGAGCAGTTGGCGTTCGCGCAGCGGGTCGGACTTGGGAATATGCTGTCGCCGTTTGACTGCTATCTGGTTGCGCGAGGGATGAAGACGTTGCCGGCGCGGATGGAACACCACGAGACGAACGCGATGGCGGTTTCGCAGTTCCTCGAGAGCCACGATCGGGTGGCACGTGTCTATTATCCGGGTCTGGAGAGTCACCCGCAACACGACCTTGCGAGTAAGCAGATGTCGGGGTATAGTGGAATGTTGTCGTTCGAGTTTGACGGTACGCTGGTTGAACTTGAAGCGTTCGTTAAGGGGCTTGAGGTGTTTACGCCGGGGGCGAGCCTTGGTGGGGTTGAGAGTTTGGTCGAGGTGCCGTCGTTGATGATTCCCGACGATATTGGCCATGGGGAGGCGACGGCGGAGATTCCCGAGACGCTGGTCCGAGTGTCGGTTGGTCTCGAAGACGCTGATGACCTCTGCGAGGATTTCCGGATGGCGCTGCCATAGGCGCGCGTTCCCCTCCTCTGATCTCAGGTTCGATTCAGATTTTCTTCTGGAGTACGTTGTCTGTTAGCCCGTCGTAATAACCTACTCAAAACCAAGACATAAAGAAGGTTATTTACTACTAAACTGGGATTGTGTGAGCATGAATTGGGTCGGAACTGCTGAGCGCATCTTCACTGCTCCTGACGCGGGCGTCGAAATGACCGAACGCGGTGAAGTTGAGGCCGTTGCTGAAGCTGGTCTTCGTGGTGACAGATATTTCCGTGAGATCGAAACAGGGACCTTCGTCAAGTGGGAGGCTGACGAAGAACGCCCGGATGGCTACGATCTAACGCTCATTGAGCGTGAAGCCATCCACGCGATCGAGCGCGAGGCGGAGATCAAACTCGATTCTGGCGAACACAGGCGGAATATCGTCACCCAGAATGCCGCGCTCAACCATCTCGTTGGCAAGCGATTCCGTGTCGGTGACGCCGTCTGTCGCGGGGATCGACTGTGTGAGCCGTGTGGGTATCTTCAGCGTATCACGGGGGAAGAGGTCTTAGACGCATTGGCTCATCGGGGTGGGCTTCGAGCGGACATCCTCGAAAGCGGGACTATTCGGCCCGGTGATGAAATCGAACCGCTCGATTAGCTAAGGCACAGACTCGGCATCGAAAGAGCCGATTCACACGCCCACTCACCTGAGACTGTTTCGCCACCGGATGTGCGAAACGAGCGTTAGCGGCCTGCTGAATACTTCCTCTATACTGATCAGTTAGACGGATTTTTGAACGTATCGCAGCCAGCATCTCGTAGTGGCCTCGACATGTGAGTCTCGACGGACTGTCTTTCGACGGATCGCACAACGGTCGTACGTAGAGTGGCCAGCATATGATTCGACACCGCTGTACGATCGAACCTCGCTTGGAGGATTGAAAGAAGATGTTCGCGTCGTTTCGAAACCGTGGTTCACTCATGACGAGCACAACTCGGTCGATCAGTTCGTTTGCTCGCTCCCATTGGCATACTTCTGCTTCGATCCTCACGACTGTTATACGGGCTCGACACAGTATGAGATGGACACGCTCTTTCGGGTATTCGTCCTGAAGGATCTCCACGGGTGGGACCACGAGACAGCACTCGTTGAGTATCTTAATCGCCACCCAGATCTCTGCGAGCGATTGGGTCTGGAGACGATTCCGAACCAGTCGACGTTGTGGCGCAGCTGGCACAACCGATTCACTGCAGACCTTCGCGAGACAATCGAGACAGCTGCACGAACTATCCTCATCAAAGCCCAGAACGCAGGCATCTCAATTCCGCGTGACCCGGACCGAAAGCTCCCTCGCCGTGATTGCGACACTGAAGAACCGGATCTAGACAACCAGACCGTGCTGGAACAGACGGAGAAGATCACAAATCACGTCAGACGTCTCGTCTACCCCGCCTTCTCTCTTGACCGGGGAGAGGGGTGTGAAATCCACGAGAATCCCTACTGGGACTTACAGACCTACCTCGGACTTCAAGAGAATCTAGCTGCCAACGAAGGGGCTCGCAGCTTCACCTACGAGTCGACTCGTGAGCGGATGCCGTTAGGTCACGCTCATCGCGAACATATTCGAACTCTCT
Proteins encoded in this window:
- a CDS encoding MOSC domain-containing protein, with amino-acid sequence MNWVGTAERIFTAPDAGVEMTERGEVEAVAEAGLRGDRYFREIETGTFVKWEADEERPDGYDLTLIEREAIHAIEREAEIKLDSGEHRRNIVTQNAALNHLVGKRFRVGDAVCRGDRLCEPCGYLQRITGEEVLDALAHRGGLRADILESGTIRPGDEIEPLD